Proteins from a single region of Platichthys flesus chromosome 16, fPlaFle2.1, whole genome shotgun sequence:
- the atp5mc1 gene encoding ATP synthase F(0) complex subunit C1, mitochondrial — MYACAKFVTSPALLRGGSRVLARPVSVSLFNRPEASVEQQALLPLSQSVVATRSFQTSAVSRDIDTAAKFIGAGAATVGVAGSGAGIGTVFGSLIIGYARNPSLKQQLFSYAILGFALSEAMGLFCLMVAFLILFAM; from the exons ATGTACGCCTGCGCCAAGTTTGTCACCTCACCTGCTTTG CTGCGTGGAGGGTCCAGAGTCCTCGCCCGGCCAGTCTCAGTCTCCCTCTTCAACAGACCTGAAGCCTCAGTAGAGCAGCAG GCCTTGTTGCCACTGAGTCAATCTGTAGTCGCAACTCGCTCCTTCCAGACCAGCGCTGTCTCCCGAGACATCGACACCGCCGCCAAGTTcattggtgctggtgctgccaCAGTGGGTGTGGCCGGCTCAGGAGCTGGAATCGGAACAGTGTTCGGCAGCCTCATCATTGGCTATGCCAG GAACCCCtccctgaagcagcagctcttctcctATGCCATCTTGGGCTTTGCTCTGTCTGAGGCTATGGGTCTCTTCTGTCTGATGGTGGCGTTCCTCATCCTGTTCGCCATGTAA